Proteins found in one Phycisphaerae bacterium genomic segment:
- a CDS encoding type II secretion system protein yields MKLPEYGHRRRGFNNIEVMVGLAILILLGTLTANAVLDYYRVRTEQHRRLAASWAAAGQLDRYRAGAPLDSKPPDGLWSNYITLTTRVQPATGQWQQFRQVTVVATVRMAGGREIHEQVSGYLPQEGKP; encoded by the coding sequence ATGAAACTTCCGGAATATGGCCATAGGAGACGAGGCTTCAACAACATCGAAGTCATGGTCGGCCTGGCGATCCTCATCCTGCTGGGTACGCTCACGGCCAACGCAGTGCTCGACTACTACCGGGTCCGCACCGAGCAACACCGGCGATTGGCGGCGAGCTGGGCCGCAGCCGGGCAATTGGATCGATACCGGGCCGGTGCTCCCTTGGATTCCAAGCCGCCCGACGGACTGTGGTCGAACTACATCACCCTGACGACAAGGGTTCAGCCCGCCACCGGACAATGGCAGCAGTTTCGTCAGGTGACCGTCGTGGCCACCGTCCGGATGGCCGGCGGTCGGGAGATCCACGAACAGGTCAGCGGGTACCTTCCCCAGGAGGGCAAGCCATGA
- a CDS encoding type II secretion system F family protein: protein MPWFEYEGLSPGGTAVAGRIEAAGHDRAMESLAQMQVQVQQVRAAPRPARSPTQISEDDLIFFNEQLASLAKAGIALDEGLAQLARDVESPRLRRWITEVVTELRAGVPIDQAIARRQEGLPLLYGRVIQAGIQTGELPGVLLNLNQHLRLVSETRRLVWETASYPILVVLLALTITSGFFVFVVPRIKEVFRDFGVALPGLTLIMMWLSDHYLLIVLLGVLFFAGLAFLFHSLKFFEGGVILREQIVMSLPLFGRIKRASLVARFLRTVSTSLASGLPLPQAMRLAAESTGHRALITDADRLAHEVEKGQSIFVASQSARLIPPLFGYCVQVATGRETLPLAVGQLARSFENRAVHVQGLLRAFLLPAMIIVLGCFLALGVAAMFLPLVSLVNSVSG from the coding sequence ATGCCATGGTTTGAATACGAGGGTCTGAGTCCGGGAGGAACGGCCGTTGCCGGACGAATCGAGGCCGCAGGACATGACCGGGCCATGGAAAGCTTGGCCCAGATGCAGGTGCAGGTCCAACAGGTCCGCGCCGCGCCACGCCCCGCCCGCTCACCGACGCAGATCAGCGAGGACGATCTGATCTTCTTCAACGAGCAGTTGGCCTCGCTGGCGAAGGCGGGTATCGCCCTGGACGAAGGACTTGCCCAACTCGCCCGTGATGTGGAATCGCCCCGACTGCGGAGGTGGATTACCGAAGTGGTGACCGAACTCCGCGCCGGCGTTCCCATCGATCAGGCGATCGCCCGTCGGCAGGAGGGCCTGCCCCTGCTCTACGGCCGGGTAATCCAGGCTGGAATTCAGACCGGCGAACTGCCGGGCGTTCTGCTGAATCTGAACCAGCATCTACGGCTGGTCAGCGAGACGCGACGGCTTGTCTGGGAGACCGCGAGTTACCCGATTCTCGTGGTACTCCTGGCGCTCACCATCACCTCGGGTTTCTTCGTTTTCGTCGTGCCGAGGATCAAGGAGGTCTTCCGGGATTTCGGCGTGGCCCTGCCCGGCCTTACCCTCATCATGATGTGGCTGTCAGATCACTACCTGCTCATCGTCCTGCTCGGCGTCCTCTTCTTCGCTGGACTGGCCTTCTTGTTCCACAGCCTCAAGTTCTTCGAAGGGGGAGTGATCCTGCGGGAGCAAATCGTCATGTCCCTGCCACTTTTCGGTCGAATCAAGCGGGCCTCGCTCGTCGCTCGCTTCCTCAGGACCGTCTCCACCTCCCTCGCCTCAGGCCTGCCCCTGCCCCAGGCCATGCGACTGGCCGCCGAGTCGACCGGCCACCGCGCCCTCATCACCGACGCCGATCGGCTCGCCCACGAGGTCGAGAAGGGCCAGTCCATCTTCGTGGCCAGTCAGTCTGCCCGGTTGATTCCACCGCTGTTCGGCTACTGTGTCCAGGTCGCCACCGGCCGGGAGACACTGCCTCTGGCTGTCGGCCAGCTCGCCAGGTCCTTCGAGAACCGGGCGGTCCACGTCCAAGGGCTGCTCCGTGCCTTCTTATTGCCGGCCATGATCATCGTCCTGGGTTGTTTCCTCGCGTTGGGTGTTGCGGCCATGTTCCTGCCGCTGGTGAGTCTGGTCAATTCTGTGAGCGGTTGA
- a CDS encoding type II secretion system F family protein gives MISTFEYLLIVIIGSVLIGAILLGPVLWLIRIVARAFLPGNVERGVVSQIASVVRQNLPLATAVSLGADSEDGLAASYLRRIARLLGQGLPLSEAVAKGFRGCSSRTLSLIAAGERSGQLSVALDAAESHLVERWRRGMRPGANATLYLLAMLGATSLVVGFLMVGIIPKYVEIFKDYGATLPSETMALIAVCRWFGTGTPPGGLLVLLLASVLLFLWARPRRWGTPRWATQVADAIRWHLPGLHRLTLGQDMNLVLETMRQAVDSGMDLPQAATTACDLDVNTCLRRKMRRFAETLETGTSPGQAAVDVGLGKVTAMALANGERTGRMSESLRFAADYHYALVSRLWCVVRNLAVPVATLCAATFVGWTVIAMFKPLIALIDAACSI, from the coding sequence ATGATCAGCACATTCGAATACCTGCTCATCGTCATCATCGGATCCGTCCTCATCGGGGCCATCCTTCTCGGACCGGTGCTGTGGCTGATTCGGATCGTCGCCCGCGCGTTCCTCCCCGGCAACGTGGAACGCGGAGTGGTCTCCCAGATCGCCTCCGTTGTACGCCAGAATCTGCCGCTGGCAACAGCGGTGTCGCTCGGGGCGGATTCCGAGGACGGGCTGGCCGCCAGCTATCTCCGGCGAATTGCCCGGCTGCTCGGCCAGGGCCTTCCCCTGTCCGAGGCGGTGGCAAAGGGCTTCCGCGGCTGCTCCAGCCGGACGCTGAGCTTGATCGCGGCGGGGGAACGCAGCGGCCAGCTGTCCGTCGCCTTGGACGCGGCCGAGAGCCATCTTGTTGAGCGATGGCGACGCGGCATGCGGCCGGGTGCGAACGCCACACTGTACCTCCTCGCCATGCTCGGAGCCACCAGCCTCGTGGTCGGCTTCCTCATGGTGGGCATCATTCCCAAGTACGTGGAGATCTTCAAGGATTACGGCGCCACCCTGCCGTCCGAAACCATGGCGCTCATTGCAGTCTGCCGCTGGTTCGGAACCGGTACGCCTCCGGGCGGGCTGCTCGTGCTGCTGCTGGCGTCCGTCCTCCTCTTCTTGTGGGCCAGACCGCGGCGGTGGGGCACGCCCCGCTGGGCCACCCAGGTCGCCGACGCGATCCGCTGGCACCTCCCGGGTCTCCATCGGCTGACCCTGGGACAGGATATGAACCTGGTGCTGGAAACCATGCGCCAGGCAGTCGACTCGGGCATGGACTTGCCCCAGGCTGCCACGACAGCATGCGACCTGGACGTCAACACCTGCCTTCGCCGTAAGATGCGCCGCTTCGCGGAGACACTCGAGACCGGTACGAGTCCGGGGCAGGCGGCCGTCGATGTGGGGCTCGGCAAGGTGACCGCGATGGCCTTGGCCAACGGTGAACGCACCGGCCGCATGAGCGAGTCCCTGCGCTTCGCGGCCGACTACCACTACGCCCTGGTCAGTCGTCTGTGGTGCGTGGTGCGGAATCTGGCCGTGCCCGTCGCCACCTTGTGCGCAGCTACCTTCGTCGGCTGGACGGTCATCGCCATGTTCAAACCGTTGATCGCGCTGATCGACGCGGCCTGCTCGATTTGA
- a CDS encoding PEP-CTERM sorting domain-containing protein, giving the protein MNRYLLAVGVVAILSTSAMATLFFEENFDSYTQGNLAGQGGWTAHSGAGANPIQVVSSTIATGNAAKLVNAAASSEDVNTPAGVTQGAGDKWYASFLVSVTGTVTGSDYFAHFKNAANVFPTKIGVTPFAGSDYTFYVWQGSGSGPTGTGAGAIWATGFSFGTVHRIVASYENATGQGELWVDPDPALGEDGNTKLSVTNGPSANANALAYALRQGSLGATSGLLAGTQEVDNLRVGTSFAEVIPEPATLILLALGGLAALRRRGA; this is encoded by the coding sequence ATGAACAGATACCTATTGGCGGTCGGCGTGGTGGCGATTCTCTCCACTTCGGCCATGGCAACGTTGTTCTTTGAAGAGAACTTCGATTCCTACACCCAGGGGAATCTTGCGGGTCAGGGAGGGTGGACTGCCCACAGCGGCGCCGGGGCCAACCCGATCCAGGTCGTCTCGAGTACCATCGCCACGGGCAACGCCGCGAAGCTGGTCAACGCGGCCGCTAGCAGCGAAGACGTGAACACGCCCGCCGGCGTGACCCAGGGAGCCGGTGACAAGTGGTATGCCAGCTTCCTGGTCAGCGTCACGGGAACGGTAACTGGCTCTGACTACTTTGCCCACTTCAAGAATGCCGCGAACGTCTTCCCCACGAAGATCGGCGTGACGCCCTTCGCCGGATCCGACTACACCTTCTACGTCTGGCAGGGCAGCGGCAGCGGTCCGACCGGCACGGGTGCGGGGGCTATCTGGGCGACCGGCTTCAGTTTTGGCACGGTGCACCGGATTGTGGCCTCCTACGAGAACGCGACAGGCCAGGGTGAACTGTGGGTCGATCCGGACCCCGCCCTGGGCGAAGACGGCAACACCAAGCTCAGTGTGACAAATGGTCCCTCCGCCAACGCCAACGCGTTGGCGTATGCTCTCCGACAGGGCTCCCTGGGCGCCACCAGCGGCTTGCTGGCGGGCACGCAGGAGGTAGACAACCTGCGAGTTGGCACGAGTTTCGCCGAAGTCATTCCCGAACCGGCTACACTGATTCTACTGGCTCTGGGTGGTCTCGCTGCCCTTCGTCGGCGCGGGGCCTGA